One Persicobacter psychrovividus DNA window includes the following coding sequences:
- a CDS encoding PepSY-associated TM helix domain-containing protein — MKQSSKIGKWLYQKAKSWHKYLGVGLSLFLIWMSVSGIILNHPEAVADIGVPNVLVPDHYRPYEWNRSAMIDAQFIGKDTLFFAGKQGIWRSEDGGKHFYSERKQGFTTSPFGQKTNDLFYLPQQNKLFASTYQGLWCLDLKQNQWHRVDLGKYQNHHFVKMIQRQNQLILVGNSELLQSPIAFPLAFHPLSIKTKEAPFVDLISYFFALHSGWLFGLGGRLFMDLMALVLIFLSLTAIYIFLRKGKYFPFRKTKKSAWLKWSIDNHKQVGVITVIIMLAMGITGMFLRPPLLVALVGGKVKTSDIPTVFHKNPWYKTIHNATYDQQTDRLILETAKGIYTGKADGSGLFTPQNWKANVFVMGATVMEKRPNNHYLLGSFYGLKDYHEGDSMAINVLNHRWEKPYSGVQKPDHFMVTGYFQSPDGQQYFATHYQGLMNVNPVGKVPYKMPQALIDDYQMPLWNYMFEMHNGRLFSFIVGKYEILIIPLTGLLFFLLNITGAYEWGYRWWRKRR; from the coding sequence ATGAAACAATCATCAAAAATCGGAAAATGGCTTTATCAAAAAGCCAAAAGCTGGCATAAGTATCTGGGCGTCGGATTGTCGCTGTTCTTGATCTGGATGAGCGTTTCAGGCATTATCCTCAACCACCCTGAAGCCGTCGCTGATATCGGTGTGCCGAACGTTTTGGTGCCTGATCATTATCGACCTTATGAGTGGAACCGATCCGCCATGATCGATGCCCAATTCATCGGCAAGGACACCCTTTTCTTTGCAGGAAAACAAGGCATCTGGCGATCTGAAGATGGAGGGAAGCATTTTTATTCTGAAAGAAAACAAGGCTTCACCACTTCGCCCTTCGGACAAAAGACCAACGATCTGTTTTATCTTCCCCAACAAAACAAACTCTTTGCCTCCACCTATCAAGGGCTTTGGTGTCTGGATTTAAAACAAAACCAATGGCATCGGGTGGATTTGGGTAAATATCAGAACCACCATTTTGTCAAAATGATCCAACGACAAAATCAGCTGATATTGGTTGGCAACAGCGAATTGTTACAAAGCCCAATCGCTTTTCCTTTGGCATTTCATCCCCTATCCATCAAAACCAAAGAAGCACCTTTTGTCGATCTGATTTCTTACTTTTTCGCCTTGCATAGCGGTTGGCTGTTCGGCTTGGGCGGACGATTGTTCATGGATCTGATGGCATTGGTCTTGATCTTTCTATCGCTGACCGCCATTTATATTTTCTTAAGAAAAGGTAAGTATTTCCCTTTCCGAAAAACCAAGAAATCCGCTTGGCTCAAATGGTCGATTGACAACCACAAACAGGTGGGTGTCATCACTGTGATAATTATGTTGGCGATGGGCATTACGGGCATGTTTTTGCGTCCACCGCTATTGGTGGCATTGGTCGGGGGCAAGGTGAAAACAAGCGACATCCCGACCGTATTCCATAAAAATCCATGGTACAAAACCATCCATAATGCTACCTATGATCAGCAAACCGACCGACTGATCCTCGAAACCGCCAAAGGTATTTATACAGGAAAAGCAGACGGTTCAGGCCTTTTTACCCCACAAAACTGGAAAGCCAATGTCTTCGTGATGGGTGCCACCGTCATGGAAAAACGCCCCAACAACCATTACCTTTTGGGGTCATTCTACGGACTGAAAGACTACCACGAAGGCGACAGCATGGCGATAAATGTGCTCAATCACCGTTGGGAAAAACCATATTCGGGCGTCCAAAAACCCGATCATTTTATGGTAACAGGCTACTTCCAATCCCCCGACGGACAGCAATATTTCGCCACCCACTACCAAGGGCTGATGAATGTAAATCCTGTCGGAAAAGTCCCCTACAAAATGCCCCAAGCCCTGATCGATGACTACCAAATGCCCTTGTGGAATTACATGTTCGAGATGCACAACGGTCGCTTGTTTTCCTTCATCGTCGGCAAATACGAAATCCTGATCATCCCACTGACAGGCCTTTTGTTCTTTTTGCTGAACATCACGGGTGCCTATGAGTGGGGATATCGTTGGTGGAGGAAGAGGAGGTGA
- the ispE gene encoding 4-(cytidine 5'-diphospho)-2-C-methyl-D-erythritol kinase: protein MICYPNAKINLGLNITSKRPDGFHNISSVFLPIQWQDALEIVPAKTTTFQSAGIPIPGSADSNLCLKAYQLLAKDHQLPPVQIILQKIIPIGAGLGGGSADASFTITELNRQFNLGLTIAEMEQYAGQLGSDCPFFIQNKPVLAEGTGTDFQPIDCDLADHPILLVNPNIHIGTAEAYSGVTPKPSEIAIKKVVEEYPMTEWKHHLKNDFEDSIFPKYPEIAKIKKQLYALGAVYASMSGSGATVYGIFPKGVEIDQFKDRFSDSYLIHSTLL, encoded by the coding sequence ATGATCTGTTATCCAAATGCAAAAATCAACCTCGGGCTGAACATCACATCCAAGCGCCCTGACGGTTTTCATAACATCTCCTCGGTTTTTCTGCCGATTCAATGGCAGGATGCACTTGAGATTGTACCCGCTAAAACGACCACTTTTCAATCTGCGGGGATTCCCATTCCTGGCAGTGCCGACAGTAACCTCTGCCTGAAGGCATATCAATTATTGGCCAAAGACCATCAGCTTCCGCCTGTTCAAATCATTTTACAGAAAATTATTCCCATTGGTGCAGGCTTGGGTGGAGGCTCTGCGGACGCCTCTTTTACCATCACGGAGCTGAACCGACAGTTTAATCTTGGGCTGACGATTGCAGAAATGGAACAGTATGCTGGGCAGTTGGGCAGTGATTGTCCTTTTTTTATTCAGAATAAGCCCGTACTTGCAGAAGGGACGGGAACGGATTTTCAGCCGATTGACTGTGATCTTGCTGACCACCCGATCTTGCTGGTGAATCCGAATATCCATATCGGGACAGCGGAGGCCTATTCAGGCGTTACCCCAAAGCCGTCTGAAATTGCGATTAAAAAAGTGGTGGAGGAATATCCGATGACGGAATGGAAGCACCACCTGAAGAATGATTTTGAGGACTCGATCTTCCCGAAATACCCTGAAATAGCCAAGATCAAGAAGCAGCTTTATGCTCTTGGTGCTGTTTATGCGTCTATGTCAGGCTCGGGAGCGACAGTTTACGGTATCTTCCCGAAGGGCGTGGAAATTGACCAATTTAAGGATCGGTTTTCTGATAGCTATTTGATTCACAGTACACTATTGTAA
- a CDS encoding tetratricopeptide repeat protein, protein MKKFLQIFLLTVWGIMQSFNLQASEYPNIFLIKTIGASGRQVNQFTGFFIDDKGTAISRATGFHKAMRVEVYTLDGQKHEIGKVFAYDPATSMIKFSVSKVNGVSGIGMGQATAPTKATLVTFKNDSTQSTQAVGIDHLQYFEDYGQWLTAKEFVQADGAPLLVDGQVVGMVADHVLTAKTAIIDIQRRYSMQKVNQKFKDWLPSFRASRALLLAMEAYTQQNFSKAAVQFGKCSNIMGSEFTAYYYQGLSKQATDDASGARVAYGKALKEKPDHQGALSARGMMAYATKNYDMAIEDLAKVQSDKTPEMLKALGISYYEEQLYPQAIAILGEGNPDAEALFVLGNAYFKQKDYASAISKYGASISKGEKTAVIFNNRGKAMLLTGQYKTSIKDFQQAIQIDPTYTKAFLNKAEATYELKEWQRTADLVKKAEAMGAKDKRIPKLKGVAAYHLKNYEQALKSLSLAIAQGENDTEILIMKGDAQLALGQASKAIQSYLVATQNGADSQHLSEQQGKAYYALKQYKPAISAMTKALGQGSTATETYEIMGLSLYQSKQLSAAIEPLSKAVEKQSETAEVYQALSKAMLATKVASAQVKPILLKAEEMQVADASMRVSLGQLFLEEQQPQKAVTYFEKAKESGAEDGTLFMAWGKAKYLLKDYAGALTLLKQAKAKGVSTVEMFEYTGLANYELEDYKQATVALKAVEKNGNASEVVLDKLAESAYKSGDMRTAVTVFPKSGQVKTAQGAVQYGLALVSIKNYDQAFIQLYKAEAMGAKDAELYEKRALLHARKKQQEEALADFDKAVALGASGKELQMSRGRLAVKLKDNPKAVEAFSAVISEDPEDAKAYLLRGTAYFRQQKYTQAKSDLEKAKSMSEGMTPLYDMLGILSYETKDVAGAKENFSKAIAQQSKNKEVYGYMAALQLLEKKYAEAVKNFEEARRLGFEAESLEGDMGLCYFNLGKIAPALDHLNRAVAQAPDHQEYLQARAQAYFKSQQYANAVKDFAKISALTPEMKFQWGHSLLNTKEYAQAENVLTQAKNSNYNQEQLFLDLGTAKSYLNKMPEAIAMFSEAIKKNPKSGLALRGRGMAYYRAKEYEKALADFKGMEATGERSKQTNALIGTASFRLGKYEQAFDRLDLAITQGVKDQEVYIGRGVCLYQQKQYEEAIRDLEKGLKGHDDLLGIETMANSKMLMQNPKGAKADLEKAIQLGSKNAMVYYHLGMVQYDDRDWRGALKSLNKAVALQATYPEALQVRGDSKFRLKDYNGALVDYNQALTQGSTDPKLMNNRGKALFLTGNKEEAIKAYTEALAKEPDYPKALENRGVAYFLSEDYEKALPDLSAYEKLSEKMEEEILYYLGECFYHKGEFSIAVSYYERTNNKVNEPTLYAHLGEARLNNGEYEQAVKSLSDAVNKGIKTGEIYRYRSTAFVYLELYEEALKDLTSAIELSPEDPNVYYNRALIYEQKGEYRKAIKDYNSAIQLNPNDAEMFFNRAGLLAEENDLVGAVQDLDIAIKLDDSKATYFRVRGNVKKQLENLDGACEDWTKAKEMGDKKAGFKVKQYCKK, encoded by the coding sequence ATGAAAAAATTTTTACAGATTTTTCTCCTGACCGTCTGGGGAATAATGCAAAGCTTCAATTTGCAGGCATCTGAGTATCCAAATATTTTCTTGATTAAAACAATTGGCGCCAGTGGGCGGCAGGTGAATCAATTTACAGGTTTTTTTATTGATGATAAAGGAACAGCCATCAGTCGGGCAACGGGCTTTCATAAGGCCATGCGGGTGGAGGTTTACACCCTCGATGGGCAAAAGCACGAGATCGGTAAGGTCTTCGCTTATGATCCCGCCACAAGCATGATCAAGTTTTCGGTCAGCAAAGTGAATGGTGTTTCGGGCATAGGCATGGGGCAGGCAACGGCGCCCACGAAAGCAACGCTGGTTACTTTTAAGAATGATAGCACCCAAAGTACGCAAGCCGTAGGCATCGATCACCTTCAGTATTTTGAGGATTATGGACAATGGCTGACGGCGAAAGAATTTGTTCAGGCAGACGGCGCACCTTTGCTGGTTGATGGACAAGTTGTAGGGATGGTGGCAGACCATGTACTGACGGCCAAAACGGCCATTATCGATATCCAACGCCGATATTCGATGCAGAAAGTCAATCAGAAATTTAAAGACTGGTTACCGTCGTTTCGGGCGAGCAGGGCATTGCTTTTGGCGATGGAAGCCTACACGCAGCAAAATTTCAGCAAAGCCGCCGTTCAGTTTGGCAAGTGCAGCAATATAATGGGTAGTGAATTTACGGCTTACTATTATCAGGGGTTATCGAAGCAGGCCACTGATGATGCCTCGGGGGCACGTGTTGCGTATGGCAAAGCACTGAAAGAAAAACCTGATCATCAGGGGGCACTCTCAGCGCGAGGAATGATGGCCTATGCGACCAAAAATTATGATATGGCTATTGAAGATTTGGCCAAAGTACAATCCGATAAAACGCCTGAAATGCTGAAGGCACTGGGGATTTCCTACTACGAAGAGCAACTTTACCCACAAGCGATTGCCATTCTTGGAGAGGGCAATCCTGATGCAGAAGCTTTGTTTGTGCTCGGAAATGCCTACTTCAAACAGAAAGATTATGCCTCGGCGATTTCAAAATATGGGGCATCGATCAGTAAAGGCGAAAAAACAGCAGTGATCTTCAATAATCGGGGAAAGGCCATGTTGCTGACGGGGCAATATAAAACCTCGATCAAAGATTTTCAGCAGGCGATACAAATCGACCCGACCTATACCAAAGCATTTTTGAATAAAGCCGAAGCCACTTACGAATTGAAAGAATGGCAACGCACAGCCGATTTGGTGAAGAAGGCCGAAGCAATGGGCGCCAAAGATAAGCGGATTCCAAAGCTGAAAGGAGTCGCGGCTTATCATCTGAAAAATTATGAGCAGGCACTGAAATCACTCTCGCTGGCCATCGCTCAAGGAGAGAACGACACGGAGATTTTAATCATGAAAGGGGATGCGCAACTCGCACTTGGGCAAGCTTCAAAAGCGATTCAATCGTATTTGGTGGCCACCCAAAATGGCGCAGACAGTCAGCACCTTTCAGAACAGCAAGGCAAGGCATATTATGCGCTCAAGCAGTACAAGCCTGCCATTTCCGCCATGACCAAAGCACTGGGGCAGGGAAGCACCGCCACAGAAACTTATGAGATCATGGGCTTGTCGCTTTACCAAAGTAAGCAACTTTCTGCTGCGATAGAACCCCTAAGCAAGGCGGTTGAAAAGCAGAGTGAAACAGCGGAAGTTTATCAGGCCTTATCGAAGGCGATGCTCGCGACCAAGGTGGCATCGGCGCAGGTAAAGCCTATTTTATTGAAAGCGGAAGAAATGCAGGTGGCAGATGCCTCCATGCGGGTAAGCCTCGGACAACTGTTTTTGGAAGAGCAGCAACCACAAAAGGCAGTCACTTATTTTGAGAAAGCGAAGGAAAGTGGTGCTGAAGACGGTACACTTTTTATGGCTTGGGGAAAGGCGAAATATTTGCTGAAAGATTATGCAGGGGCACTTACTTTGCTCAAGCAAGCCAAAGCCAAGGGCGTTTCGACGGTCGAGATGTTTGAATATACTGGTTTGGCGAATTATGAACTTGAGGATTACAAACAGGCTACGGTAGCATTAAAGGCGGTGGAGAAAAATGGCAATGCCTCGGAAGTGGTGTTGGATAAGCTGGCAGAATCAGCCTATAAAAGTGGCGATATGCGAACTGCAGTAACTGTTTTTCCGAAATCAGGACAAGTGAAAACGGCTCAGGGAGCGGTGCAGTATGGTTTGGCACTGGTTTCGATCAAAAATTATGATCAGGCCTTTATTCAACTTTACAAGGCAGAGGCTATGGGCGCCAAAGATGCGGAACTTTATGAGAAAAGAGCATTGTTGCACGCACGCAAAAAACAGCAAGAAGAAGCTTTGGCCGATTTCGATAAAGCGGTAGCCCTTGGTGCCTCAGGCAAAGAATTACAGATGTCGCGCGGACGTTTGGCCGTAAAGCTGAAGGACAACCCCAAAGCGGTAGAGGCTTTCTCAGCCGTAATTTCAGAAGACCCTGAAGATGCCAAAGCATACCTGTTGCGTGGTACGGCATATTTCCGTCAGCAAAAATATACCCAGGCAAAATCTGACCTTGAAAAAGCCAAAAGCATGAGCGAAGGCATGACACCCCTTTACGATATGTTAGGCATATTGAGTTATGAAACCAAGGATGTCGCTGGGGCTAAGGAGAACTTCAGCAAGGCGATTGCTCAACAGAGTAAAAATAAAGAGGTGTATGGCTATATGGCTGCTTTGCAGTTGCTGGAGAAAAAATACGCAGAGGCGGTCAAGAATTTTGAAGAAGCCCGCCGACTGGGCTTTGAGGCCGAATCTCTTGAGGGAGATATGGGCTTGTGTTATTTCAATCTGGGAAAAATTGCCCCAGCTCTTGATCATCTGAATCGGGCGGTAGCGCAGGCTCCCGACCATCAGGAGTACTTGCAAGCCAGAGCTCAGGCCTATTTCAAGTCGCAACAATATGCCAATGCGGTGAAGGATTTTGCAAAAATTTCAGCACTGACCCCTGAGATGAAATTTCAGTGGGGACACAGCTTGCTGAATACCAAAGAATATGCTCAGGCAGAAAATGTGCTGACGCAGGCAAAAAACAGCAACTACAATCAGGAACAGCTGTTTTTAGACTTGGGAACAGCAAAATCCTATCTCAACAAAATGCCTGAGGCTATCGCCATGTTTAGCGAGGCCATCAAGAAGAACCCTAAAAGTGGCTTGGCATTGCGTGGGCGTGGAATGGCCTATTATCGTGCGAAAGAATATGAAAAAGCCCTTGCCGACTTTAAAGGGATGGAAGCGACAGGCGAAAGAAGCAAGCAAACCAACGCCCTGATTGGTACGGCAAGCTTCCGACTCGGAAAGTATGAACAGGCTTTTGATCGCCTTGATCTTGCGATAACGCAGGGGGTAAAAGATCAGGAAGTGTACATTGGTAGAGGGGTATGTCTGTATCAGCAAAAACAATATGAAGAAGCGATTCGCGATTTGGAGAAAGGACTGAAAGGCCACGATGACCTCTTGGGGATAGAAACGATGGCAAATTCAAAAATGCTGATGCAAAACCCCAAAGGAGCAAAAGCCGATTTGGAGAAAGCCATACAGCTGGGCAGTAAAAATGCGATGGTGTATTATCATCTTGGAATGGTGCAGTACGACGACCGCGATTGGCGTGGGGCACTCAAATCACTCAACAAAGCGGTAGCATTGCAGGCGACTTACCCCGAAGCTTTGCAAGTACGGGGCGATAGTAAATTTAGACTGAAAGATTACAATGGGGCTTTGGTAGATTACAATCAGGCACTTACACAGGGGAGCACAGATCCTAAATTGATGAATAACCGTGGTAAGGCCTTGTTCCTTACAGGAAATAAGGAGGAAGCGATTAAGGCTTACACTGAAGCCCTTGCCAAAGAACCTGATTATCCGAAGGCGCTGGAAAACCGTGGGGTGGCTTATTTCTTATCAGAAGATTACGAAAAAGCCTTGCCCGATCTGAGTGCTTATGAAAAGCTGTCGGAGAAAATGGAGGAAGAAATTCTCTATTATTTGGGAGAGTGTTTTTATCATAAAGGGGAGTTTTCCATAGCGGTGAGTTATTACGAACGCACCAACAATAAAGTGAATGAGCCAACACTTTATGCGCATCTGGGAGAAGCCCGCCTGAATAATGGCGAGTATGAGCAGGCGGTGAAATCTTTGAGCGACGCAGTGAACAAGGGCATCAAGACGGGGGAAATCTACCGTTACCGATCGACCGCTTTTGTGTATCTGGAGCTGTATGAAGAGGCATTGAAAGACCTCACAAGTGCCATTGAACTTTCGCCAGAAGATCCGAACGTTTACTATAACCGCGCCCTGATTTACGAACAAAAAGGGGAATACCGAAAGGCGATCAAGGATTATAATTCAGCGATTCAGCTGAATCCCAACGATGCCGAGATGTTCTTTAACCGCGCAGGTTTGCTGGCCGAGGAAAATGACTTGGTAGGAGCTGTTCAGGATCTGGATATTGCAATTAAACTTGACGACAGCAAAGCGACCTATTTCCGAGTGCGGGGTAATGTCAAAAAACAATTGGAGAACCTTGATGGCGCCTGCGAGGATTGGACAAAAGCCAAGGAGATGGGCGATAAGAAGGCAGGCTTCAAGGTGAAGCAGTATTGTAAGAAGTAA
- a CDS encoding LytTR family DNA-binding domain-containing protein → MIRVLIVEDEMPSARKLKALVERLMPEAEVVDMLESCQESIDFLSENSVDLIFMDIHLTDGNSFSIFEKIEIETPIIFTTAYDQYALNAFKQNAVDYLLKPINREELATAIEKYKKVFKQSEQVQGIDYHALGKIIAEQAKNQYKERFMVYYRQNIRAVKTEEVAYFFAESKAVFLRTHSGQTYDVNYTLEQLEQQLDPMRFFRANRKFIVCIDNVQEAIAYSKSKLKLHLSPEPESEVLVSAERASKFKQWLNQ, encoded by the coding sequence ATGATTAGAGTTTTGATCGTCGAGGACGAAATGCCCTCCGCCCGTAAATTGAAAGCGCTTGTCGAACGCCTGATGCCCGAGGCCGAAGTGGTCGATATGCTGGAATCCTGTCAGGAAAGCATCGATTTTTTGAGTGAAAATTCGGTGGATCTGATCTTCATGGACATCCACCTGACCGACGGCAACAGCTTCAGTATTTTTGAAAAAATAGAGATCGAAACGCCGATCATCTTTACCACCGCTTACGATCAGTATGCGCTCAATGCCTTCAAACAAAATGCGGTGGATTACCTGCTCAAACCGATCAACAGGGAAGAGCTGGCCACGGCGATTGAGAAATACAAAAAGGTATTCAAGCAAAGTGAACAGGTGCAGGGCATCGACTATCATGCTTTGGGGAAAATCATTGCCGAGCAAGCGAAAAATCAGTACAAGGAGCGTTTCATGGTTTATTACCGACAGAACATCCGTGCGGTGAAAACCGAAGAAGTCGCCTATTTCTTCGCCGAAAGCAAGGCTGTGTTTCTGCGCACCCATAGCGGACAAACCTACGATGTGAATTATACTTTGGAGCAATTGGAACAACAGCTCGACCCAATGCGCTTTTTCCGTGCCAACCGAAAATTCATTGTCTGTATTGATAATGTGCAGGAGGCAATTGCCTACTCCAAAAGCAAGCTGAAGTTGCACCTAAGCCCTGAGCCCGAAAGCGAAGTTTTGGTGTCCGCCGAGCGAGCGAGTAAATTCAAACAGTGGTTGAATCAGTAG
- a CDS encoding sensor histidine kinase, translating into MQIKFPKLNFKLFIIPLVGTLMILISTGLMYLFGFKTFEQIQDHASKRIVLLAVETFLAVSVIHYILKVFNKKFPWEKSWIFRFFLDTMVVFCMGAIMAYYFNDRTTAAVRNFLPPNMPLELSFIMPVIMNTLFVCVVELILLYENHANMNVKIAIMEKERINSAYSALKQQLDHHFLFNNLSVLSSLIYEDVDKADDFIQDFSKVYRYVLQINDRDLVTVEEELDFIDAYLYLFKSRFECGFEYRIDDMSAVNQRFLPPLTLQVLVENAIKHNEVSKQNPLHIRISHQDGLLSVSNNHQPKMEDVYSTKTGLRNLTEKFNLLNTTAPTFKLENKAFIARIPLIEADHD; encoded by the coding sequence ATGCAAATCAAGTTTCCCAAATTAAACTTCAAGCTGTTTATTATCCCTTTAGTGGGGACACTGATGATCCTGATCTCGACAGGCCTAATGTACCTGTTTGGCTTCAAAACCTTCGAACAAATTCAGGATCATGCCTCAAAAAGGATCGTCCTGCTTGCGGTCGAAACCTTCCTTGCTGTTTCGGTAATTCATTATATCCTCAAGGTTTTCAACAAAAAATTCCCCTGGGAAAAAAGCTGGATCTTTCGTTTTTTCCTGGACACCATGGTGGTGTTTTGTATGGGGGCAATCATGGCCTATTATTTCAATGACCGAACAACGGCTGCTGTGCGCAATTTCTTACCTCCCAATATGCCACTTGAGCTCAGTTTCATCATGCCCGTGATCATGAACACCCTCTTTGTTTGCGTGGTCGAATTGATCCTGCTTTATGAGAACCATGCCAACATGAATGTCAAGATTGCCATCATGGAAAAGGAGCGAATCAATTCCGCCTACTCGGCACTGAAGCAACAGCTGGATCATCATTTTCTGTTCAACAACCTGAGTGTTTTATCCTCGCTGATTTATGAGGATGTTGATAAAGCCGATGATTTCATTCAGGACTTTTCGAAAGTCTATCGTTACGTTTTGCAGATCAATGATCGGGATTTGGTAACGGTGGAGGAGGAACTGGATTTCATTGATGCTTACCTTTACTTGTTCAAAAGTCGTTTTGAATGTGGTTTTGAATATCGTATTGATGACATGTCGGCAGTGAATCAACGGTTCTTGCCTCCGCTGACCTTGCAGGTTTTGGTGGAAAATGCCATTAAGCACAATGAGGTTTCGAAGCAAAACCCACTACATATCCGAATCAGCCATCAAGACGGGCTGTTATCGGTATCCAATAACCATCAGCCCAAAATGGAGGATGTGTATTCCACTAAAACGGGGCTGAGAAACCTGACCGAAAAATTTAACCTGCTCAATACAACTGCTCCCACTTTTAAATTAGAAAATAAAGCATTTATTGCACGAATACCATTAATTGAAGCTGACCATGATTAG